One Argentina anserina chromosome 6, drPotAnse1.1, whole genome shotgun sequence genomic window, AAATAAGTTGCATTACGTATGGAAATTCGATAACTTGTATACAATGTATGAATGAGTGTTAAAGTCAGAAATTTTTCTAGTTAAAAGTCGGAATAAAAATTCACGATAACTCTCTttaatgtaatgcatatatctTGTTTTATTATAACTTCTCCAACGTAAtgcattaaaaaaatatatctatAGTCTAACGCATCTCTCTCATTTAATAAATTCAGCTTGATTTCAACTGTACTGGAACTAAACAAAACAATCCATTTAAATTATACACTAAAATGGGAAAGTTCTGTCAATTGAcagaaaatttataaaataaagaaCAAGATAATCTTTTCTACAAACTTGGAGTGAACCAGATCATGCGATATTTGAATGTCATTTCCCTACCTTGGAATGACATCTCAATTATTTCATTATCTAAGTAAAATACGCCATACTCACCAGATGTGTGTGTCTTTGAAAGCCATTCAAACTCCGCCTTCCTGATTGTATTCATTGCAAAGTAGATACAATTATTTTCTCGTTCTTTTATTGTACTAGTAGGAAGGGAGAAAACAccatcatctccacaaaataaTAATCGGTCACCCAAGGATTGCATCATATGTAAATTGTTGTTTTCTGGATCTACCTTGTAAGTTTTAAACTTTCTTGTGAGCATACGTACATTTTTATCTTTGAAGACATCAAAATCATCATAATTCCATTCAACATCATCAATGTCTTCCTCGTCACCCACATCATTTAGGCCGTAATTGCCACCATTCTCATTGATTTGTTCATCACCATCATTTGTTctctttttaaaataatcaGCCATTCGATGGACTATCAAAACTTCCTTACTAGTTGATTCTGACAAATACGACCAGAAGTATCTGCAATTGGAAACCCTCTTGTAGTCTCTATCATATGCATCAATGATGTCATTATCGAATTCATCCTCGTCTAATATTTCAAGCCTGTCAAAGACCACTTTCAACTTCAATTGTTCAGCATCATGAAGTGTAAAGTTTAAGGTGAGGGCAGGTGCAACATCGCTGTCATTTTGTTCATTGTCAACCAAAACATATATCGTGCCAGAAGAAAACAATATATCGTTAATGGTGAATTTCCATATCGGGAAGACACACCAATTTTGGTAACCTGGTCTGCACACAACTAAAGTCTTTTGTTCATCTGAAAGTACTGCTGCAACAATGAAATTGCTTGAAGAATTACAATCATTCCAGGTAGAGGACACTTTGAGGCACACATAGAATCCACCAAGACCCAAAATTTCCCACATTCTTGTTTGAATAAATTTTCTGAAAGATGGGATTGTTCTCAATGGCGGAAGTTTGTGTAGGATTCCTGATATTGGGTTTAGTAGACACATCTCAGACTCTAGTCCTTTTTCCTTGACTAGGATCAACCAACCTTTCGAAGATCCGTATATCCTCCCTCATTGAAGTCGTTTTGGCAGCTTTAACTTGACAACTTCTCCCTTAGAGAGTTTGCTGTCAGTGAAGGTAAGAAAGTTCAAACACTTACTGGCCCTGCAATTTGGCGATTCAGGTAGTACTAACCATGGTAGTTGATGAGAAGCTTTACGCCTCAATGTTAGGAAAATAAATGACCTCCAAGACCTGCTACCTGTCACAGATGCTGTCACAGATCATGTCACAGATcttgtcacacccgctgtcacactacctatcacagatGTTGTCAAAGATACTGTCACAgatgctgtcacactacctatcacaaatGTTGTCACACCCGATGTCACACCCGCTATCAAATTACCTATCATAGCTgatgtcacacctactgtcacactacatgtcacacgaCCTGttacacccgctgtcacacccgCATACTGCtgtcacacccgttgtcacactacctgtcacactcaTTGTcacattattttatataactgttgtgaggaggagaagaaacagaagaagaagaaactacTGTGGGCACCCAGGAACTGCTATGGGCACCCCTTAATCATCTTCTCCCTTAAACCCATATCTGGGTTTTTCCGGCTAGCTGCATCTGCAACAACACCAACCTTCTTGTCGTCGCCGCCGCCTCCAAATCTTCACCGAAGTCCAGTACGTCAAGTCATGCATGGTCCTCGTCATCGGCACCACTGCCTTTGTCGCCTCAAAACTCAAGGAGCTTCTCGCGTCCGGCGACCTCATCGACATCGTCGGCGTCCTGGCCTCAAAGCAAACCTAGGACCAAGCCTGCAACCTGAGGATATCTCTCTCTATATCCTTGACGAGCACCCTAGAATCGACCTTGTCATCAATGACGCCGACGAGGTCAACCCCAATCTCGATTTAGTCAAAGGCTGCGGGTCAGAGACGAAGGTGGTGTTACGACTTATGTGAACAAAAATGGCAGTGgtattttttgtaattttggcAAAAAATAGGGACAACGCTATAAGTAATTTAAGAAACtgttctttttttaatttttaaatcttACTTGATTTGTTTACTAATATCACTGGTCAAAAATGATTTCTTTATTTATAAGAAGCCCAATTGTTTAAAGTGGGTTGAATTGACCAGACCGTGCACACCCCTGCTAATCACAGCAAATCATTACGTTTATCTACATCTTCTTCCACATATCATGTGACTActcaacaatagaaatagatAATTTCATGATTATTTCTTTGCTCGGTTTTTCTTGTCtgtatttttttgcatcttcaCCTTACCTTGATGAAACAAGCAAAGCTGCTCACTCTAATCATTATTTCTAGCTGCAAAGGGGGGAGGGTGGGAGAAGAGAACGTAATGATCAACACATATAATTCCATTGGAACCGACTCTCTCCCACAAAAAGCTTGCCGTCTCGTTTacctaaaaaaaacaaaaaccaattgtCTCATCTTCCGGAGGAATCATGAAGTGGAATATCACAACCAACTCACCATTTTAATCAACAAGTACACCACCACCAAACTCTTCCTCCTTTCCTACACATTCCAAAACCACTGCTTCCAACTCAAACATGCACTTTCCTAACTCCCTAAGCTTCACTTCAGCACCCACCATGCACCTTTCTCACTTATCTCCCCATGTTCACAGTGCCCACTGGAGTCAAACCAGACCCAGAACTCAAAAGCCTCCAAATTCCACTTCAGGGTGTTACAGTATCAAAGACCGCTTGAAACCCAGAAGGAGATTGAATCAGGGGAGTGGGTtgagatatttgaatgggAAAGATTGGAGCTTTGTGGTGAGGTCCAGTTCAGCATTGAGTGTAGAGAAAGTGGAGGAGAGTGATGGAAAGGCAGGTGGGAGGAGTGAGTATGATGCCATTGTTATAGGGTCAGGGATTGGAGGATTGGTTGCAGCTACACAGTTGGCTGTGAAGGGTGCCaaggttttggttttggagaAGTATGTGATTCCTGGTGGGAGTTCTGGGTACTATGAGAGGGATGGTTATACTTTTGATGTTGGGTCTTCTGTCATGTTCGGTTTCAGCGATAAGGTTGGTTACTTTGTTTAATTTGGATATTAAAGTACTGGCAATGTAATTCTATTGTAGCTATCTGAGTTCATGATGATCAATGTGGTTTAGCTATGAAAAATTCAGAGTTATATCTACTGTAAAAGTAGAAATTGTATAGTTGTAATGAGATTGGTTTCTGAATCTTACTAGTACATACATTCCATGTTACCATATTATATGGTTAGGCTCGTAGTTATCAGATGCTGCAGATGGTGTCATGGTTTTGTTAAGCGTAAATTTTGGTAGTTTTGTTATCTTTCATATTGTATATGATCACTTGAATTGtcaattttcattatttttgctCCTAAATTTTGGCAGGGCAATTTAAACTTGATAACACAAGCTTTGGCTTCAGTGGGTTGTGAGATGGAAGTGATACCTGATCCGACTACTGTCCATTACCACCTACCCGATAATCTTTCTGTCCGAGTACACAGAGAATACAGTGAATTTATTTCAGAACTCACTGCCAAATTTCCCCATGAAAAGCAAGGGATCCTAAATTTCTTTGGTGAATGTTGGAAGGTCTTGTTCTTTgccttttcttctctcttgatttgtttttttttttgcatgtttaatGGGACTTCCTTtggtttctttttccttttccttttccttttttggGTTCAAAACTTACTACAGTAGAATGTCCGGATATTGTTAGGTTTTCAATGCCTTGAACTCTTTGGAACTGAAGTCACTCGAGGAGCCTATCTACCTTTTTGGACAGTTCTTTCAGAGGCCTGTTGAGTGCTTGACACTCGGTAATTATTACTGCTAGATTTTACCGCTTAGCTGTAATTTTAACTACTTAATTAGAGACATCGTGCACATATATTTAgcctttgatttgtttttctcACTCTACCTGGAATATCTTTTGGATACACGTGATTTTTGATTTCGGTAAAAGATCAAGTCATCGGATGCAGAACTGATTCACCTGATGCTTGCAGTTCTCTGGCAAATATGTTAACGTTAATGGAATGTTAAAAGACAGTgtaccaaaacatatttagaTATCAGTCATAAATAGAATCTGTTGCAGTCACTTAATCAGATCAaattccttttgttcctactaTTGATACGTGATGTATAATAACAAATACTGACATGATATATTATCCATTGCAGCCTATTATTTGCCTCAAAATGCCGGGAACATTGCTCGTAGGTACATTCAGGATCCCCAACTATTGTCTTTCATTGATGCGGAGGTGAAATGATTGTTTGATCATATTGAATTTCTTATTTACAAGTTTATATTGATTCATAAGGTGGTTCAAAATGTCTTCCCTCAATctcataaattttttttacctttgCATCTACAGTGTTTTATTGTGAGCACAGTCAAGGCTTTGCAGACACCAATGATAAATGCAAGCATGGTTAGTTTTATAGAAGCTTTTGTGCTATATCTTCTTTATTTTCATCTTGTTTcctcatttttgttttcaacaGGTGATGTGTGATAGGCATTATGGCGGAATTAACTACCCTGTTGGTGGTGTTGGGGGCATTGCAAAGTCCTTAGCCAAAGGTCTGGGGGAACAGGGCAGTGAGATACTTTACAAGGCCAATGTTACTGGCATCATACTAGATCAAGGCAAAGCTGTGAGTTCATATCTAGTCATGGACGAGTAACTGATaagatatatatgatatgTAGACTTTATGTtcgttaaaaaaaaactgattttgtTTATGGTACATGTAGGTAGGAGTAAGGCTTTCAGACAAGAGGGAATTTTTTGCGAAAACCATAATATCAAATGCTACAAGATGGGATACTTTTGGTTAGTGCAGCCATGAGTTTGAGAATTTATTGATTTGATCTTATCTTCTGTGGTTTGCTGTGCTCTTTGGTTTAATCTTTCACTCTTTCTATGGGAAGTCTTATTACCTATAACTTTAATTTTCAGGAAAACTCTTAAAAGGAGAAGTCCTTccaaaagaagaggaagattTTCAGAAAGTTTATGTCAAGGCCCCATCTTTTCTTTCCATACACATGGGGGTGAAATCTGATGTTCTGCCACCAGATACAGATTGCCACCATTTTGTGCTTGAGGTGTTATGTTGTTCATTTTCAATTGATCATTTGGTTGGAACTTTTTTGTACATGTATAACATCTGTTCTCTATTGTCATGCATCTATTCTGTCCTTTTTTCTAGGATGATTGGGCAAGATTAGAGGAGCCATATGGGAGTATATTCTTAAGCATCCCAACTATTCTTGATCAATCGTTATGCCCAGAAGGGCGTCATATTCTTCACATATTTACAACATCTTCCATTGAGGACTGGGAGGTAGTTATATGTTTGTGAAAATTTAAATCACGGTTGTTCTTTATTACTTTCCCCATTCTTTCTGTATCCCTCAAAGTATCATTGCGTGtaaaattgaattgcttatgagGTGCGGATGTCTATATCAGGGGCTCTCTCGAAAGGACTATGAAGCAAAGAAGGAGCTTGTGGCGGATGAAATCATTAGCAGATTAGAAAACAAACTATTTCCTGGTCTCACGTCATCCATTGTTTTTAAGGAGGTAATGCTCAACCTAGCACTACTAAGGAAATAGAAGCCGTTCAGGTTCATGGTAATAGGGTTCAGGTTGTTTCTGTTGTGACATAGGCAGATACTGATTTGGAAATGGTTAAAGAGGCTTGATTCTTGGAGTAGTACTTTTAGATTCAATTAACTATGTATACAAGTAGAAGATACCCCCATATATCATTAACAATAGGTATACAAAGTAATCGTTAACTATAGATAGTAAAATAGGCATAATTCCAAGATTTCCTCAAGTAATACAATTAATTATTCATTTTTGAATAAGTAAActgtaataattaatttttaatatacaAGTAATCGCTAACTATAGATTGTAAAAGAGGCTAACAATTCTTGGATAGCTTATGTTTTTAAGGTTGATTTGACAGAAACTTTGAATTGAAACTGCTACTGGAATAGGGGAAGTGTTACGATCAAGGTACAGTTAAATGGATAGGCCCGGGGTTTGCTTCCATGTGGTCTGGTATTAGGGATCGGTAACATTTGAGCCTAGGCTACTAAGTGGTGGTGGTATCATCACAAATAATATAAAACTGGAGAAAATAGTCACTTGATTGTAGGTCGGGTTGATGCTCATGATACTTCAATTATGAGAGACCCTGGATCGATTTAACTCTTCCCTGCAGAATATTCAGCACCaaaaaaaacgaaaagaaaagagtttTCCCCATAGATGAACTATGGTAAGGAAATAGAAACATAAGAGAAAGCATATAGTGGTACTCCTTATTTATGCTGAGTTGTatttgaaattaattttttacaaAGTGAAGACGATAACCACTTCTGTCAGTGAGTCTGAGACACTAATTGGGATTTAAGATACCTGATGTTCTACCTCTGTTAACTTTTATAGGCAGTCCGttctacttttttttattaagtTTTGTATGTATTTTTGCTGGTCTGAgaatgtattataaccaacagatgaaaaggaaatttttataattacagAGGGTCTTGATAGTTGCATGTTTCTGTTCGCTCTATTCAGAAGGAAgactctaaaccctaaacccagaCAACACTAGAATTAAACCCTAAACGTTTAAGGCCTGTCTTGCAAATACTGAATATCACTTGTATATGAATGCATGCACATGGTTCTGGAAGGCAGGAagccaatatatattttataatctTATGTTAACAACCTGTGAAGTAGAATCTTAAAATGGTCCACATAGACATAGTAGCATTGGTACTGGGGCCCTTGTATACTTGCAGTAGCTGATTTTATTCCCTTCTATCAGTCAATGCTTtagtttttaaatatttatatgttCATTAGAAGTTTCTCCCATTATGTCAGGTGGGAACGCCAAAGACACACAGGCGGTACCTGGCTCGAGAACAGGGTACTTATGGACCATTACCCCGCAGAACTCCTAAGGGTTTATTGGGAATGCCATTCAATACAACAGTAAGTTCAGTtacattttaaaatatttggtTTAGTAATGAATTCTTTAAAGCACAAACTAAGCCATGTGATGATGAAAAACGCAGGCCATAGATGGTCTTTACTGTGTTGGTGATAGCTGCTTTCCGGGGCAAGGTGTTATAGCTGTATCCTTCTCAGGAGTAATGTGTGCTCATCGAGTAGCTGCTGATTTAGGTATTCTGAAGGCTAAGTTCTATTTAaaatcatatacatatattttaacTTGTCTTCTACTAAAAGCTTCGTTAGTTTTGAGTTCATGGTAAGAGTTGGGGTCAGTGTGTTTTGTGACTAAAACCTTCGTAAACGAGTTATCTCATCTTGCCATACAAGTTTATAGTGTGTTTTTTGACCAATACCTTCTTCTCTATACCGTTGTTCTGGTTTGAGGCTATTTAATCCTCACTTTCTCAGTAACCCTTGTGTCTACACTTTTAGTGATCCTATATTATCCTTGATTTttcctctctccctccctaTCCCTGCCATCATCCCTCCTCATCTCTTCCCTTTCATTCAAGATTGGAAAAGGGGCCGCCACAGGTGCTTCCGGTATGCTCTTCATAAATACAAACAAACATGGGTCTGGCTGGTTTCTCCTCCTTTCTGGTCAGACACTGCTGCATTTGATCAGGGTGACTGTTTCTTTTGTGTTAGAAAAAATTAAGAGTGGAAAAAGGGTTCGAAGTCAGTTTGATTCAAATGTATAGAACCACTAATACTTATTTTGACATTCTATTCACTGACAGGCCTTGAGAAGAAGTCTCCAGTACTGGATGCTGCCCTCCTTGGACTACTTGGGTGGTTTAGGACATTAGCATGAGACACAGGAATAATGTGTGAACTGCAGCATGACATTTTTTCAGGAGAAGCATTATGTTGCTTGGGCTGATGCCGGTAAATATGCAATAATGAGCAGCAGGTTTGAGGCTTATTGATGGATGGAAGGGTGGGCGTATCGTCCTTGTGACTTGTAAGTATCACTGTCATATAGCAAGTTTAGGAAGGTTCAATGTGCTTTCCCTCATATATTTTATActcttttttgtcttttacATTCTTTTGGAGCCTAGTGAGTTTTATGACAGTGGCCAATGTCATCAACTTTGGTGCAGTTGCATCACCTTCTATAGTTTTTACATGATTAAGACGAAGTTTATACACATTGCTGTCAAGAAACTGCATTGTTTCAGCTCTATGATCTGCAATTCCCCACTATATTTACTTATTACATAGCTGATAattctttcaattttttttcttaacaaATGTATAGCTGCAAGTGGTAACATTATGAAATGTTTTTCATTATACAGAACTTGTTCCTTTATTTCTACCGTTTGCCATCTAGCTAAATTTGATAAAGATCATTCTTGATTTACAGATTTAGGTAGTATAATACGATTACTTGTCAATAATACATGATACACGAAGTACATTGTTATCTGAATTCACTCGTCACCTCTAGAGTAGGTTCACCAAAAACAACTCTGAAAAGCTATCTGTATAAAATTGGCTTACACCTCAGATAAACCTCCTATTTGACTTTGACCTAATATATGAGACAAATTCCATACATTCTTAGAGTTCCAGGTCAACGGTCTCACTAGTATTCCTCAGTTAATTTAAGACTCATGTTCCAAAGATCGCTTCTAAGGAAGAAGGAAAAGACGAGGAACATAGTATGTTCGGATCTAGGCTTCTTCAGGGATTTCTTTATCACATTTAAGCTCCGGCATGAAGCTTCATTCTCCTCAAAGAAAGGTATGCCAATAATCGGTACCCGAAAACCATGGCTACAAGAGCACCAACTCCTGTTAGACTACAGTCAGTGCGTGACCCATTAATTGTGGGTGTAATGTCTTCGAATTGAACCTTCAGAAGAAGCTTGTATGTGTGATAGTTGAAGGACATATATCGGATCCAAGATATGAACACTGGAACTTTCTGCAACATAATATAGGTGTTGTGTTAAATAAATCTTGTTTAACTTCATCAAACCATATTATAATTTCTATTACTGTatcatttgtttttctttagggtcaaatatattaatcattcaataaaaaatttgGATGCTTACTTTCACGAAGAACCCCCCGGCCAGCATGAATGTCATGACAGTTACTGAAGCCAGAGTTGTAGCCCTCTTTAAGTCCATCAATGTAGCTCCAATGGCTAATCCAAGTCCCTGTTTTGTGTGCATATTAATTAGTTaaacattatttttatttgttccACACTGTTTTTCCAGCCagtagattaaaaaaaaaaaattagaaaagcaTACCTGAGCTGCCACAATGCATAGGAAAACTATAAGCATGCTTAGGAAAAAGGTTTCAGCTTTGAGCCTTAAGCCTGCCATGAAATATACAACGACAAGGAAGAGTACAGGTAGCAATAGGTCAAGTGGGAGGTCGCTTGTAGTCCTAGCCACAAAATATGCACTTAATCTGTACATGTCAGCTGCTCGTTCCTTGGTCAGCATGGCTCTTTCTTGAGGAAATGTGAAGATTGCTGTGAAGACAGGAAAAAATCCCCAGAAGACAGCAATGAAGAAAAGTAGCCCTGCCTGCAATTTTGGGTAAAGTTTAAAAGGCTTTGAGCTGATTTTATAATCAATTAATGAATGTGTTCCGGATATGCTGTTAAGATTAATCTATTGAGAACTGGTCTACATATTTAACTTCCATCCCTTCGCTTTGAACTGATTTTATAATCAATTAGTGAGTGTGTTCCGGATATTCTTTTAAGATATATCTATTGAGAACTGTTGTGCATATTTAACTCCCATCGCTTCATGTTTGAAGAATTCTTATGTGACTATTCTCTTCATGATGatgctttattttttttcattcttgagATCTTGATTAGAATGTTCCAATCATAATAGAAGTTTCAAACCCTTCAATTATGAGTGATGCTtcttttggtggattttttgtGGGAAGAGAAAGTATACTGCTCCTAAAGAACAAACATTTACCTGATCTTCCAGTCCTTCGGTGGTTTTGCTATCAGACTGCCACCAGAGTAAGCCTAAAATAACTGCAGTGGAGAGAACTTGGGTGATTCTCAACCAGCTGAAATAGTCGTGCTTCCGTTCTTTAATTCCTCTCCAGaataagatacaaaattgTTCCCACCAGCTAGCTCCCCATTCTCGTTTTGAAAAAGAGATTTTCAATTTCAGTTCATCATCAAGGGGAATAGGAACCAgaagcttcttcttctcctcgtCCGCCGCACGCGTCTCATAGGCTTCGACCAGATACTGCATTTAAATAGGAACATAACATAAGTACATCTAATGTTGCATTAGAAATAGTACATTTAGCAGTTATGTTAAAGGTGATGTTCAGATAAGAATGTGAAATTTACAATTCTCACTGTGCTCAATCAATACCCGGTATGTATTAGTCAGTAAACAGTGCTGCTATATGGATATATTAGTTCCTATGTTAGAGAACTTTCAAAGATAGATCAggttatttctcaaaaaaaaaaaaagatagatcAGGTTATACCTCATGCACCACCGCTGGAGATGGCTTTCCATTTCTTGTATCAGCTTCTGAGTTTTCTATTTGCACTTTGTCCTCCAACTCTGATGGCACAGAAACATCGTTAACGTTTCCATTTGCAAGGTCTAG contains:
- the LOC126800175 gene encoding prolycopene isomerase, chloroplastic isoform X2, with translation MHFPNSLSFTSAPTMHLSHLSPHVHSAHWSQTRPRTQKPPNSTSGCYSIKDRLKPRRRLNQGSGLRYLNGKDWSFVVRSSSALSVEKVEESDGKAGGRSEYDAIVIGSGIGGLVAATQLAVKGAKVLVLEKYVIPGGSSGYYERDGYTFDVGSSVMFGFSDKGNLNLITQALASVGCEMEVIPDPTTVHYHLPDNLSVRVHREYSEFISELTAKFPHEKQGILNFFGECWKVFNALNSLELKSLEEPIYLFGQFFQRPVECLTLAYYLPQNAGNIARRYIQDPQLLSFIDAECFIVSTVKALQTPMINASMVMCDRHYGGINYPVGGVGGIAKSLAKGLGEQGSEILYKANVTGIILDQGKAVGVRLSDKREFFAKTIISNATRWDTFGKLLKGEVLPKEEEDFQKVYVKAPSFLSIHMGVKSDVLPPDTDCHHFVLEDDWARLEEPYGSIFLSIPTILDQSLCPEGRHILHIFTTSSIEDWEGLSRKDYEAKKELVADEIISRLENKLFPGLTSSIVFKEVGTPKTHRRYLAREQGTYGPLPRRTPKGLLGMPFNTTAIDGLYCVGDSCFPGQGVIAVSFSGVMCAHRVAADLGLEKKSPVLDAALLGLLGWFRTLA
- the LOC126800175 gene encoding prolycopene isomerase, chloroplastic isoform X1 — protein: MHFPNSLSFTSAPTMHLSHLSPHVHSAHWSQTRPRTQKPPNSTSGCYSIKDRLKPRRRLNQGSGLRYLNGKDWSFVVRSSSALSVEKVEESDGKAGGRSEYDAIVIGSGIGGLVAATQLAVKGAKVLVLEKYVIPGGSSGYYERDGYTFDVGSSVMFGFSDKGNLNLITQALASVGCEMEVIPDPTTVHYHLPDNLSVRVHREYSEFISELTAKFPHEKQGILNFFGECWKVFNALNSLELKSLEEPIYLFGQFFQRPVECLTLAYYLPQNAGNIARRYIQDPQLLSFIDAECFIVSTVKALQTPMINASMVMCDRHYGGINYPVGGVGGIAKSLAKGLGEQGSEILYKANVTGIILDQGKAVGVRLSDKREFFAKTIISNATRWDTFGKLLKGEVLPKEEEDFQKVYVKAPSFLSIHMGVKSDVLPPDTDCHHFVLEDDWARLEEPYGSIFLSIPTILDQSLCPEGRHILHIFTTSSIEDWEGLSRKDYEAKKELVADEIISRLENKLFPGLTSSIVFKEVGTPKTHRRYLAREQGTYGPLPRRTPKGLLGMPFNTTAIDGLYCVGDSCFPGQGVIAVSFSGVMCAHRVAADLGLEKKSPVLDAALLGLLGWFRTLA
- the LOC126800175 gene encoding prolycopene isomerase, chloroplastic isoform X4, with the translated sequence MVILLMLGLLSCSVSAIRLGNLNLITQALASVGCEMEVIPDPTTVHYHLPDNLSVRVHREYSEFISELTAKFPHEKQGILNFFGECWKVFNALNSLELKSLEEPIYLFGQFFQRPVECLTLAYYLPQNAGNIARRYIQDPQLLSFIDAECFIVSTVKALQTPMINASMVMCDRHYGGINYPVGGVGGIAKSLAKGLGEQGSEILYKANVTGIILDQGKAVGVRLSDKREFFAKTIISNATRWDTFGKLLKGEVLPKEEEDFQKVYVKAPSFLSIHMGVKSDVLPPDTDCHHFVLEDDWARLEEPYGSIFLSIPTILDQSLCPEGRHILHIFTTSSIEDWEGLSRKDYEAKKELVADEIISRLENKLFPGLTSSIVFKEVGTPKTHRRYLAREQGTYGPLPRRTPKGLLGMPFNTTAIDGLYCVGDSCFPGQGVIAVSFSGVMCAHRVAADLGLEKKSPVLDAALLGLLGWFRTLA
- the LOC126800170 gene encoding ABC transporter G family member 22 isoform X8 — translated: MASNNSMFTDVTYKVILKGMRTNEEKDILHGITGSVNPGEVLALMGPSGSGKTTLLSLLGGRIAKGTVGGSINYNDQAYSKNLKSRIGFVTQDDVLFPHLTVRETLTYSALLRLSKTLTKEQKEKRAVDVIYELGLERCQDTMIGGSFVRGVSGGERKRVCIGNEIIINPSLLFLDEPTSGLDSTTALRIVQMLQDIAEAGKTVVTTIHQPSSRLFHKFDKLILLGKGSLLYFGKASEAMVYFSSIGCSPLIAMNPAEFLLDLANGNVNDVSVPSELEDKVQIENSEADTRNGKPSPAVVHEYLVEAYETRAADEEKKKLLVPIPLDDELKLKISFSKREWGASWWEQFCILFWRGIKERKHDYFSWLRITQVLSTAVILGLLWWQSDSKTTEGLEDQAGLLFFIAVFWGFFPVFTAIFTFPQERAMLTKERAADMYRLSAYFVARTTSDLPLDLLLPVLFLVVVYFMAGLRLKAETFFLSMLIVFLCIVAAQGLGLAIGATLMDLKRATTLASVTVMTFMLAGGFFVKKVPVFISWIRYMSFNYHTYKLLLKVQFEDITPTINGSRTDCSLTGVGALVAMVFGYRLLAYLSLRRMKLHAGA
- the LOC126800170 gene encoding ABC transporter G family member 22 isoform X10 encodes the protein MRTNEEKDILHGITGSVNPGEVLALMGPSGSGKTTLLSLLGGRIAKGTVGGSINYNDQAYSKNLKSRIGFVTQDDVLFPHLTVRETLTYSALLRLSKTLTKEQKEKRAVDVIYELGLERCQDTMIGGSFVRGVSGGERKRVCIGNEIIINPSLLFLDEPTSGLDSTTALRIVQMLQDIAEAGKTVVTTIHQPSSRLFHKFDKLILLGKGSLLYFGKASEAMVYFSSIGCSPLIAMNPAEFLLDLANGNVNDVSVPSELEDKVQIENSEADTRNGKPSPAVVHEYLVEAYETRAADEEKKKLLVPIPLDDELKLKISFSKREWGASWWEQFCILFWRGIKERKHDYFSWLRITQVLSTAVILGLLWWQSDSKTTEGLEDQAGLLFFIAVFWGFFPVFTAIFTFPQERAMLTKERAADMYRLSAYFVARTTSDLPLDLLLPVLFLVVVYFMAGLRLKAETFFLSMLIVFLCIVAAQGLGLAIGATLMDLKRATTLASVTVMTFMLAGGFFVKKVPVFISWIRYMSFNYHTYKLLLKVQFEDITPTINGSRTDCSLTGVGALVAMVFGYRLLAYLSLRRMKLHAGA